From a region of the Colias croceus chromosome 14, ilColCroc2.1 genome:
- the LOC123697499 gene encoding disheveled-associated activator of morphogenesis 1 isoform X1 has translation MCSKDQISHILGKINVGLPSWSRGLEAAEAARARLVRWACGEPAAEPEPRKKMPHAMRRRWPMCPCLQNDEPPEITYCVVGGEGGLALQAVTPTHPMPSQDELDAKFAELVEELDLTAVNKAAMMELPAAKKWQIYCSRRPPPGQALPLANAPQVEDYIKALNEIADAFASSEGVPPTEASGLVDGLKTALRTRAHSFVLRFIKQGGLTALLEALQRAPRDDAVTRHNLIAGIKALMNNSTGRAHVLAHPTSIDLIAQSLDTENVKTKVAALEILGAVCLVPGGHKKVLEAMTAYQKHAGERARFSSVVGALGRGAARDQLPLDTALMSFVNAVLSYGPGEDSLEFRLHLRYELLMLGIQPVIEKLRKYENETLDRHIEFFEMVRSEDERELARRFEKQHVDTRSAGDMFELLRNKLSHTAAYPHLLSMLRHLLLLPLEYNPHAQHWLLLDRVVQQVVLQQPRPGDRDSDSAKVFDPDVAPLEINVGEIVQLLAKEEELVAARNKADSLEKENVDLATELAKKEKQVDQQSQEREELEGNLRRLQERLERETAAHMACGEQARAAACRAHQLEQQLNQERAERARFEKLVSEGSIPDDAKVSNLKSAVIETCSAPPPPPPPILAAPPPPAAPLPPPAPLAPFTPTPPRPKKNVPTPGNPLKSFNWSKLPDTKLHGTIWQELDDTKLYNAIDLHAIDKMFCAYQKNGVQNEGSVEDLRQLGSKPRTKILSVIDGRRAQNCTILLSKLKMSDEEICRAILRMDSSEQLPIDMVEQLCKFTPSAEEAALLEEHQDELDSMARADRFLYEISKIPHYQQRVRTLLFKKKFSAAVAEATSRASVVLRAARDMTRSRRLKTLLEIVLALGNYMNRGARGNASGFRLSSLSKLADTKSSVSRNTTLLHYLVEMLETQFKDVLLLEEDVPHVRSAGKVCVEQLERDVTALRAGLRDVARELEYHASLPARAQHDAFVPVMREFHAHAVCSFTQLEDLFQDMKSRLEACAHAFGEEPSASPEQLFGALDSFLVQLAEARAECDAARRRREEDERRSRHEQELKKRTMERKQGSSILGSVAKSLGKSTDCNGHSNGDTSRDGTLTNGQKGEFDDLISALRTGDVFGDDVAKFKRSRKSKTHKGRDSPPRGVCREDSRERQKN, from the exons AACGATGAGCCTCCCGAGATCACATACTGCGTGGTGGGAGGGGAGGGGGGTCTCGCGTTACAAGCTGTCACCCCCACCCACCCGATGCCGTCGCAAGATGAGCTCGACGCCAAGTTTGCTGAGCTGGTG GAAGAGCTGGACCTAACAGCGGTGAACAAAGCAGCGATGATGGAGCTCCCAGCGGCCAAAAAGTGGCAGATCTACTGCAGTCGTCGCCCGCCGCCTGGCCAAGCGCTGCCCCTTGCTAATGCGCCGCAAGTGGAGGATTACATCAAGGCTCTTAATGAGATCGCTGAT GCATTCGCATCATCGGAAGGAGTTCCACCAACCGAAGCGAGCGGTCTCGTCGACGGCTTGAAGACGGCACTACGGACGCGAGCGCACAGTTTCGTGTTACGATTCATAAAGCAGGGCGGGCTTACTGCCTTGTTGGAAGCCTTGCAGAGGGCGCCAAGGGACGATGCTGTTACCAGGCACAACTTGATAGCCGGCATCAAGGCTCTTATGAACAATTCT ACTGGACGAGCACATGTGCTCGCTCATCCCACCAGTATCGACCTGATAGCGCAATCACTCGACACTGAGAATGTCAAAACTAAAGTCGCGGCTCTTGAGATTTTGGGAGCTGTGTGTCTCGTACCTGGGGGACATAAGAAG GTGTTGGAGGCGATGACCGCGTACCAGAAGCACGCGGGCGAGCGAGCCCGCTTCTCGTCCGTAGTGGGCGCGCTGGGGCGGGGCGCGGCGCGAGACCAGCTGCCGCTCGACACCGCGCTCATGTCCTTCGTCAACGCGGTGCTCAGCTACGGGCCCGGCGAGGACAGCCTCGAGTTCCGCCTGCACCTGCGCTACGAGCTGCTCATGCTCGGGATACAGCCAG TGATCGAAAAACTGCGAAAGTACGAGAACGAGACGCTCGACCGTCACATCGAGTTCTTCGAGATGGTGCGCAGCGAGGACGAGCGCGAGCTGGCGCGGCGCTTCGAGAAGCAGCACGTGGACACGCGCAGCGCGGGCGACATGTTCGAGCTGCTGCGCAACAAGCTCAGCCACACGGCCGCCTACCCGCACCTGCTGTCCATGCTGCGGCACCTGCTGCTGCTGCCGC TGGAGTACAACCCTCACGCACAGCACTGGCTTCTGCTGGACCGCGTGGTGCAGCAGGTGGTCTTACAGCAACCAAGACCTGGAGATCGGGATTCTGATTCTGCTAAG gttTTCGACCCAGACGTAGCTCCCCTAGAGATAAATGTTGGTGAAATAGTCCAACTGCTCGCTAAAGAGGAGGAACTAGTGGCAGCCAGGAACAAAGCTGACAGTCTGGAGAAGGAAAATGTTGATCTGGCTACTGAATTAGCCAAAAAG GAGAAGCAGGTGGACCAACAGAGCCAGGAGCGCGAGGAGCTGGAGGGCAACCTGCGGCGGCTGCAGGAGCGGCTCGAGCGCGAGACCGCCGCGCACATGGCGTGCGGCGAGCAGGCGCGCGCCGCCGCCTGCCGCGCGCACCAGCTGGAGCAGCAG cTGAATCAAGAAAGAGCAGAACGAGCAAGATTCGAAAAACTAGTCAGTGAAGGGAGCATACCTGATGATGCAAAG GTCAGCAACCTAAAAAGCGCTGTGATAGAAACGTGCAGCGCTCCCCCTCCCCCTCCTCCCCCTATCCTCGCCGCACCTCCCCCTCCCGCGGCTCCCCTCCCCCCTCCCGCACCCCTCGCTCCTTTTACCCCCACACCACCCAGACCGAAGAAGAATGTACCAACACCTGGAAACCCACTAAAGAGCTTCAATTGGAGCAAATTGCCAGATACGAAACTACATGGTACTATATGGCAAGAGTTGGATGATACGAAGCTGTATAATGCGATTGATCTACACGCGATTGATAAGATGTTCTGCGCGTATCAGAAGAATGGTGTACAG AACGAAGGCTCAGTAGAAGATCTGCGACAATTAGGATCGAAGCCACGTACCAAAATCCTGTCAGTGATCGACGGACGCCGCGCACAGAACTGTACCATTTTGTTGTCCAAGCTGAAGATGAGCGATGAAGAGATTTGCAG AGCAATCCTCCGCATGGACAGCTCAGAACAGCTTCCCATCGACATGGTGGAACAGCTGTGCAAGTTCACGCCCAGCGCTGAAGAAGCGGCTTTATTGGAAGAGCATCAAGATGAGCTCGACAGCATGGCGAGAGCTGATCGGTTCCTGTATGAGATATCCAA aatCCCCCACTACCAGCAACGAGTACGAACACTACTATTCAAGAAGAAGTTCTCAGCAGCGGTTGCCGAGGCAACGAGTCGTGCGTCCGTGGTCCTTAGGGCCGCTAGAGACATGACCAGGTCCAGGCGGTTGAAGACATTGTTAGAAATTGTTCTGGCGCTAGGGAATTATATGAATAG AGGAGCTCGTGGAAACGCGTCCGGTTTCCGTCTCTCGTCACTGAGCAAACTGGCTGATACCAAGTCGAGTGTGTCCAGAAATACTACGCTGCTGCACTATCTCGTTGAGATGCTTGAAACACAG TTCAAAGACGTGCTCCTGCTGGAGGAGGACGTGCCGCACGTGCGCTCGGCCGGCAAGGTGTGCGTGGAGCAGCTCGAGCGTGACGTCACCGCTCTACGCGCCGGCCTACGGGACGTGGCAAGGGAACTCGAGTACCACGCGTCGTTGCCTGCGCGCGCGCAGCATGACGCGTTTGTACCGGTTATGAGGGAGTTCCATGCGCACGCGGTGTGCTCGTTCACGCAGCTGGAGGATCTGTTCCAG GACATGAAGAGCAGACTGGAAGCGTGCGCACACGCATTCGGGGAAGAACCATCAGCGTCCCCGGAGCAGCTGTTCGGAGCGCTGGACTCGTTCCTGGTGCAGCTGGCGGAGGCGCGCGCGGAGTGCGACGCGGCGCGGCGCAGGCGGGAGGAGGACGAGCGCAGGAGCCGGCACGAGCAGGAG CTCAAGAAACGTACAATGGAGCGCAAACAAGGTTCCAGCATACTGGGTTCAGTAGCGAAATCACTGGGCAAATCCACTGACTGCAACGGGCATTCGAACGGCGATACCTCCCGCGACGGGACTCTAACCAACGGGCAGAAGGGGGAGTTCGATGACCTCATATCGGCCCTTAGAACTGGAGATGTTTTTGGTGATGATGTGGCAAAGTTCAAAAGGTCCAGGAAAAGTAAGACCCATAAGGGAAGGGATTCCCCACCGAGGGGAGTTTGCAGGGAGGACTCGAGGGAGCGACAGAAGAATTGA
- the LOC123697499 gene encoding disheveled-associated activator of morphogenesis 1 isoform X3: MCSKDQISHILGKINVGLPSWSRGLEAAEAARARLVRWACGEPAAEPEPRKKMPHAMRRRWPMCPCLQNDEPPEITYCVVGGEGGLALQAVTPTHPMPSQDELDAKFAELVEELDLTAVNKAAMMELPAAKKWQIYCSRRPPPGQALPLANAPQVEDYIKALNEIADAFASSEGVPPTEASGLVDGLKTALRTRAHSFVLRFIKQGGLTALLEALQRAPRDDAVTRHNLIAGIKALMNNSTGRAHVLAHPTSIDLIAQSLDTENVKTKVAALEILGAVCLVPGGHKKVLEAMTAYQKHAGERARFSSVVGALGRGAARDQLPLDTALMSFVNAVLSYGPGEDSLEFRLHLRYELLMLGIQPVIEKLRKYENETLDRHIEFFEMVRSEDERELARRFEKQHVDTRSAGDMFELLRNKLSHTAAYPHLLSMLRHLLLLPLEYNPHAQHWLLLDRVVQQVVLQQPRPGDRDSDSAKVFDPDVAPLEINVGEIVQLLAKEEELVAARNKADSLEKENVDLATELAKKLNQERAERARFEKLVSEGSIPDDAKVSNLKSAVIETCSAPPPPPPPILAAPPPPAAPLPPPAPLAPFTPTPPRPKKNVPTPGNPLKSFNWSKLPDTKLHGTIWQELDDTKLYNAIDLHAIDKMFCAYQKNGVQNEGSVEDLRQLGSKPRTKILSVIDGRRAQNCTILLSKLKMSDEEICRAILRMDSSEQLPIDMVEQLCKFTPSAEEAALLEEHQDELDSMARADRFLYEISKIPHYQQRVRTLLFKKKFSAAVAEATSRASVVLRAARDMTRSRRLKTLLEIVLALGNYMNRGARGNASGFRLSSLSKLADTKSSVSRNTTLLHYLVEMLETQFKDVLLLEEDVPHVRSAGKVCVEQLERDVTALRAGLRDVARELEYHASLPARAQHDAFVPVMREFHAHAVCSFTQLEDLFQDMKSRLEACAHAFGEEPSASPEQLFGALDSFLVQLAEARAECDAARRRREEDERRSRHEQELKKRTMERKQGSSILGSVAKSLGKSTDCNGHSNGDTSRDGTLTNGQKGEFDDLISALRTGDVFGDDVAKFKRSRKSKTHKGRDSPPRGVCREDSRERQKN, encoded by the exons AACGATGAGCCTCCCGAGATCACATACTGCGTGGTGGGAGGGGAGGGGGGTCTCGCGTTACAAGCTGTCACCCCCACCCACCCGATGCCGTCGCAAGATGAGCTCGACGCCAAGTTTGCTGAGCTGGTG GAAGAGCTGGACCTAACAGCGGTGAACAAAGCAGCGATGATGGAGCTCCCAGCGGCCAAAAAGTGGCAGATCTACTGCAGTCGTCGCCCGCCGCCTGGCCAAGCGCTGCCCCTTGCTAATGCGCCGCAAGTGGAGGATTACATCAAGGCTCTTAATGAGATCGCTGAT GCATTCGCATCATCGGAAGGAGTTCCACCAACCGAAGCGAGCGGTCTCGTCGACGGCTTGAAGACGGCACTACGGACGCGAGCGCACAGTTTCGTGTTACGATTCATAAAGCAGGGCGGGCTTACTGCCTTGTTGGAAGCCTTGCAGAGGGCGCCAAGGGACGATGCTGTTACCAGGCACAACTTGATAGCCGGCATCAAGGCTCTTATGAACAATTCT ACTGGACGAGCACATGTGCTCGCTCATCCCACCAGTATCGACCTGATAGCGCAATCACTCGACACTGAGAATGTCAAAACTAAAGTCGCGGCTCTTGAGATTTTGGGAGCTGTGTGTCTCGTACCTGGGGGACATAAGAAG GTGTTGGAGGCGATGACCGCGTACCAGAAGCACGCGGGCGAGCGAGCCCGCTTCTCGTCCGTAGTGGGCGCGCTGGGGCGGGGCGCGGCGCGAGACCAGCTGCCGCTCGACACCGCGCTCATGTCCTTCGTCAACGCGGTGCTCAGCTACGGGCCCGGCGAGGACAGCCTCGAGTTCCGCCTGCACCTGCGCTACGAGCTGCTCATGCTCGGGATACAGCCAG TGATCGAAAAACTGCGAAAGTACGAGAACGAGACGCTCGACCGTCACATCGAGTTCTTCGAGATGGTGCGCAGCGAGGACGAGCGCGAGCTGGCGCGGCGCTTCGAGAAGCAGCACGTGGACACGCGCAGCGCGGGCGACATGTTCGAGCTGCTGCGCAACAAGCTCAGCCACACGGCCGCCTACCCGCACCTGCTGTCCATGCTGCGGCACCTGCTGCTGCTGCCGC TGGAGTACAACCCTCACGCACAGCACTGGCTTCTGCTGGACCGCGTGGTGCAGCAGGTGGTCTTACAGCAACCAAGACCTGGAGATCGGGATTCTGATTCTGCTAAG gttTTCGACCCAGACGTAGCTCCCCTAGAGATAAATGTTGGTGAAATAGTCCAACTGCTCGCTAAAGAGGAGGAACTAGTGGCAGCCAGGAACAAAGCTGACAGTCTGGAGAAGGAAAATGTTGATCTGGCTACTGAATTAGCCAAAAAG cTGAATCAAGAAAGAGCAGAACGAGCAAGATTCGAAAAACTAGTCAGTGAAGGGAGCATACCTGATGATGCAAAG GTCAGCAACCTAAAAAGCGCTGTGATAGAAACGTGCAGCGCTCCCCCTCCCCCTCCTCCCCCTATCCTCGCCGCACCTCCCCCTCCCGCGGCTCCCCTCCCCCCTCCCGCACCCCTCGCTCCTTTTACCCCCACACCACCCAGACCGAAGAAGAATGTACCAACACCTGGAAACCCACTAAAGAGCTTCAATTGGAGCAAATTGCCAGATACGAAACTACATGGTACTATATGGCAAGAGTTGGATGATACGAAGCTGTATAATGCGATTGATCTACACGCGATTGATAAGATGTTCTGCGCGTATCAGAAGAATGGTGTACAG AACGAAGGCTCAGTAGAAGATCTGCGACAATTAGGATCGAAGCCACGTACCAAAATCCTGTCAGTGATCGACGGACGCCGCGCACAGAACTGTACCATTTTGTTGTCCAAGCTGAAGATGAGCGATGAAGAGATTTGCAG AGCAATCCTCCGCATGGACAGCTCAGAACAGCTTCCCATCGACATGGTGGAACAGCTGTGCAAGTTCACGCCCAGCGCTGAAGAAGCGGCTTTATTGGAAGAGCATCAAGATGAGCTCGACAGCATGGCGAGAGCTGATCGGTTCCTGTATGAGATATCCAA aatCCCCCACTACCAGCAACGAGTACGAACACTACTATTCAAGAAGAAGTTCTCAGCAGCGGTTGCCGAGGCAACGAGTCGTGCGTCCGTGGTCCTTAGGGCCGCTAGAGACATGACCAGGTCCAGGCGGTTGAAGACATTGTTAGAAATTGTTCTGGCGCTAGGGAATTATATGAATAG AGGAGCTCGTGGAAACGCGTCCGGTTTCCGTCTCTCGTCACTGAGCAAACTGGCTGATACCAAGTCGAGTGTGTCCAGAAATACTACGCTGCTGCACTATCTCGTTGAGATGCTTGAAACACAG TTCAAAGACGTGCTCCTGCTGGAGGAGGACGTGCCGCACGTGCGCTCGGCCGGCAAGGTGTGCGTGGAGCAGCTCGAGCGTGACGTCACCGCTCTACGCGCCGGCCTACGGGACGTGGCAAGGGAACTCGAGTACCACGCGTCGTTGCCTGCGCGCGCGCAGCATGACGCGTTTGTACCGGTTATGAGGGAGTTCCATGCGCACGCGGTGTGCTCGTTCACGCAGCTGGAGGATCTGTTCCAG GACATGAAGAGCAGACTGGAAGCGTGCGCACACGCATTCGGGGAAGAACCATCAGCGTCCCCGGAGCAGCTGTTCGGAGCGCTGGACTCGTTCCTGGTGCAGCTGGCGGAGGCGCGCGCGGAGTGCGACGCGGCGCGGCGCAGGCGGGAGGAGGACGAGCGCAGGAGCCGGCACGAGCAGGAG CTCAAGAAACGTACAATGGAGCGCAAACAAGGTTCCAGCATACTGGGTTCAGTAGCGAAATCACTGGGCAAATCCACTGACTGCAACGGGCATTCGAACGGCGATACCTCCCGCGACGGGACTCTAACCAACGGGCAGAAGGGGGAGTTCGATGACCTCATATCGGCCCTTAGAACTGGAGATGTTTTTGGTGATGATGTGGCAAAGTTCAAAAGGTCCAGGAAAAGTAAGACCCATAAGGGAAGGGATTCCCCACCGAGGGGAGTTTGCAGGGAGGACTCGAGGGAGCGACAGAAGAATTGA
- the LOC123697499 gene encoding disheveled-associated activator of morphogenesis 1 isoform X2 encodes MPSQDELDAKFAELVEELDLTAVNKAAMMELPAAKKWQIYCSRRPPPGQALPLANAPQVEDYIKALNEIADAFASSEGVPPTEASGLVDGLKTALRTRAHSFVLRFIKQGGLTALLEALQRAPRDDAVTRHNLIAGIKALMNNSTGRAHVLAHPTSIDLIAQSLDTENVKTKVAALEILGAVCLVPGGHKKVLEAMTAYQKHAGERARFSSVVGALGRGAARDQLPLDTALMSFVNAVLSYGPGEDSLEFRLHLRYELLMLGIQPVIEKLRKYENETLDRHIEFFEMVRSEDERELARRFEKQHVDTRSAGDMFELLRNKLSHTAAYPHLLSMLRHLLLLPLEYNPHAQHWLLLDRVVQQVVLQQPRPGDRDSDSAKVFDPDVAPLEINVGEIVQLLAKEEELVAARNKADSLEKENVDLATELAKKEKQVDQQSQEREELEGNLRRLQERLERETAAHMACGEQARAAACRAHQLEQQLNQERAERARFEKLVSEGSIPDDAKVSNLKSAVIETCSAPPPPPPPILAAPPPPAAPLPPPAPLAPFTPTPPRPKKNVPTPGNPLKSFNWSKLPDTKLHGTIWQELDDTKLYNAIDLHAIDKMFCAYQKNGVQNEGSVEDLRQLGSKPRTKILSVIDGRRAQNCTILLSKLKMSDEEICRAILRMDSSEQLPIDMVEQLCKFTPSAEEAALLEEHQDELDSMARADRFLYEISKIPHYQQRVRTLLFKKKFSAAVAEATSRASVVLRAARDMTRSRRLKTLLEIVLALGNYMNRGARGNASGFRLSSLSKLADTKSSVSRNTTLLHYLVEMLETQFKDVLLLEEDVPHVRSAGKVCVEQLERDVTALRAGLRDVARELEYHASLPARAQHDAFVPVMREFHAHAVCSFTQLEDLFQDMKSRLEACAHAFGEEPSASPEQLFGALDSFLVQLAEARAECDAARRRREEDERRSRHEQELKKRTMERKQGSSILGSVAKSLGKSTDCNGHSNGDTSRDGTLTNGQKGEFDDLISALRTGDVFGDDVAKFKRSRKSKTHKGRDSPPRGVCREDSRERQKN; translated from the exons ATGCCGTCGCAAGATGAGCTCGACGCCAAGTTTGCTGAGCTGGTG GAAGAGCTGGACCTAACAGCGGTGAACAAAGCAGCGATGATGGAGCTCCCAGCGGCCAAAAAGTGGCAGATCTACTGCAGTCGTCGCCCGCCGCCTGGCCAAGCGCTGCCCCTTGCTAATGCGCCGCAAGTGGAGGATTACATCAAGGCTCTTAATGAGATCGCTGAT GCATTCGCATCATCGGAAGGAGTTCCACCAACCGAAGCGAGCGGTCTCGTCGACGGCTTGAAGACGGCACTACGGACGCGAGCGCACAGTTTCGTGTTACGATTCATAAAGCAGGGCGGGCTTACTGCCTTGTTGGAAGCCTTGCAGAGGGCGCCAAGGGACGATGCTGTTACCAGGCACAACTTGATAGCCGGCATCAAGGCTCTTATGAACAATTCT ACTGGACGAGCACATGTGCTCGCTCATCCCACCAGTATCGACCTGATAGCGCAATCACTCGACACTGAGAATGTCAAAACTAAAGTCGCGGCTCTTGAGATTTTGGGAGCTGTGTGTCTCGTACCTGGGGGACATAAGAAG GTGTTGGAGGCGATGACCGCGTACCAGAAGCACGCGGGCGAGCGAGCCCGCTTCTCGTCCGTAGTGGGCGCGCTGGGGCGGGGCGCGGCGCGAGACCAGCTGCCGCTCGACACCGCGCTCATGTCCTTCGTCAACGCGGTGCTCAGCTACGGGCCCGGCGAGGACAGCCTCGAGTTCCGCCTGCACCTGCGCTACGAGCTGCTCATGCTCGGGATACAGCCAG TGATCGAAAAACTGCGAAAGTACGAGAACGAGACGCTCGACCGTCACATCGAGTTCTTCGAGATGGTGCGCAGCGAGGACGAGCGCGAGCTGGCGCGGCGCTTCGAGAAGCAGCACGTGGACACGCGCAGCGCGGGCGACATGTTCGAGCTGCTGCGCAACAAGCTCAGCCACACGGCCGCCTACCCGCACCTGCTGTCCATGCTGCGGCACCTGCTGCTGCTGCCGC TGGAGTACAACCCTCACGCACAGCACTGGCTTCTGCTGGACCGCGTGGTGCAGCAGGTGGTCTTACAGCAACCAAGACCTGGAGATCGGGATTCTGATTCTGCTAAG gttTTCGACCCAGACGTAGCTCCCCTAGAGATAAATGTTGGTGAAATAGTCCAACTGCTCGCTAAAGAGGAGGAACTAGTGGCAGCCAGGAACAAAGCTGACAGTCTGGAGAAGGAAAATGTTGATCTGGCTACTGAATTAGCCAAAAAG GAGAAGCAGGTGGACCAACAGAGCCAGGAGCGCGAGGAGCTGGAGGGCAACCTGCGGCGGCTGCAGGAGCGGCTCGAGCGCGAGACCGCCGCGCACATGGCGTGCGGCGAGCAGGCGCGCGCCGCCGCCTGCCGCGCGCACCAGCTGGAGCAGCAG cTGAATCAAGAAAGAGCAGAACGAGCAAGATTCGAAAAACTAGTCAGTGAAGGGAGCATACCTGATGATGCAAAG GTCAGCAACCTAAAAAGCGCTGTGATAGAAACGTGCAGCGCTCCCCCTCCCCCTCCTCCCCCTATCCTCGCCGCACCTCCCCCTCCCGCGGCTCCCCTCCCCCCTCCCGCACCCCTCGCTCCTTTTACCCCCACACCACCCAGACCGAAGAAGAATGTACCAACACCTGGAAACCCACTAAAGAGCTTCAATTGGAGCAAATTGCCAGATACGAAACTACATGGTACTATATGGCAAGAGTTGGATGATACGAAGCTGTATAATGCGATTGATCTACACGCGATTGATAAGATGTTCTGCGCGTATCAGAAGAATGGTGTACAG AACGAAGGCTCAGTAGAAGATCTGCGACAATTAGGATCGAAGCCACGTACCAAAATCCTGTCAGTGATCGACGGACGCCGCGCACAGAACTGTACCATTTTGTTGTCCAAGCTGAAGATGAGCGATGAAGAGATTTGCAG AGCAATCCTCCGCATGGACAGCTCAGAACAGCTTCCCATCGACATGGTGGAACAGCTGTGCAAGTTCACGCCCAGCGCTGAAGAAGCGGCTTTATTGGAAGAGCATCAAGATGAGCTCGACAGCATGGCGAGAGCTGATCGGTTCCTGTATGAGATATCCAA aatCCCCCACTACCAGCAACGAGTACGAACACTACTATTCAAGAAGAAGTTCTCAGCAGCGGTTGCCGAGGCAACGAGTCGTGCGTCCGTGGTCCTTAGGGCCGCTAGAGACATGACCAGGTCCAGGCGGTTGAAGACATTGTTAGAAATTGTTCTGGCGCTAGGGAATTATATGAATAG AGGAGCTCGTGGAAACGCGTCCGGTTTCCGTCTCTCGTCACTGAGCAAACTGGCTGATACCAAGTCGAGTGTGTCCAGAAATACTACGCTGCTGCACTATCTCGTTGAGATGCTTGAAACACAG TTCAAAGACGTGCTCCTGCTGGAGGAGGACGTGCCGCACGTGCGCTCGGCCGGCAAGGTGTGCGTGGAGCAGCTCGAGCGTGACGTCACCGCTCTACGCGCCGGCCTACGGGACGTGGCAAGGGAACTCGAGTACCACGCGTCGTTGCCTGCGCGCGCGCAGCATGACGCGTTTGTACCGGTTATGAGGGAGTTCCATGCGCACGCGGTGTGCTCGTTCACGCAGCTGGAGGATCTGTTCCAG GACATGAAGAGCAGACTGGAAGCGTGCGCACACGCATTCGGGGAAGAACCATCAGCGTCCCCGGAGCAGCTGTTCGGAGCGCTGGACTCGTTCCTGGTGCAGCTGGCGGAGGCGCGCGCGGAGTGCGACGCGGCGCGGCGCAGGCGGGAGGAGGACGAGCGCAGGAGCCGGCACGAGCAGGAG CTCAAGAAACGTACAATGGAGCGCAAACAAGGTTCCAGCATACTGGGTTCAGTAGCGAAATCACTGGGCAAATCCACTGACTGCAACGGGCATTCGAACGGCGATACCTCCCGCGACGGGACTCTAACCAACGGGCAGAAGGGGGAGTTCGATGACCTCATATCGGCCCTTAGAACTGGAGATGTTTTTGGTGATGATGTGGCAAAGTTCAAAAGGTCCAGGAAAAGTAAGACCCATAAGGGAAGGGATTCCCCACCGAGGGGAGTTTGCAGGGAGGACTCGAGGGAGCGACAGAAGAATTGA